From Chloroflexota bacterium, the proteins below share one genomic window:
- a CDS encoding class I tRNA ligase family protein produces the protein MSERIFIGVAWPYANSSLHLGHVAGAYLPADIFARYHRLKGNRVLMVSGSDQHGTPITVRAEEEKISPQQVVDRYQPEFLDCWQRLGISFDLFTHTRTENHQRTVNEIFLKLLSQGHIYKKTMSMPYSTVSKRFLPDRYVEGICPNCGKDGARGDQCDNCGKTLDPKDLKN, from the coding sequence ATGTCCGAACGCATCTTCATCGGTGTTGCGTGGCCGTACGCCAACAGCTCGCTGCACCTGGGGCACGTGGCAGGCGCCTACCTCCCGGCGGATATCTTCGCGCGGTACCACCGGCTGAAGGGGAACCGGGTGCTGATGGTCTCCGGCAGCGACCAGCATGGGACACCTATCACGGTGCGGGCGGAAGAGGAGAAGATCAGCCCGCAGCAGGTGGTGGACCGCTACCAGCCGGAGTTCCTGGACTGCTGGCAGCGGCTGGGCATCAGCTTTGATCTGTTCACCCACACCAGGACGGAGAACCACCAGCGCACCGTCAATGAGATCTTCTTGAAGCTCCTTTCCCAAGGGCATATCTACAAGAAGACGATGTCCATGCCGTATTCCACGGTCTCCAAGCGGTTCCTGCCGGACCGCTATGTGGAGGGCATCTGCCCCAACTGCGGCAAGGACGGGGCAAGAGGCGACCAGTGCGACAACTGCGGCAAGACGCTGGACCCGAAGGACCTCAAGAATA